The proteins below are encoded in one region of Pseudonocardia sp. DSM 110487:
- a CDS encoding oligosaccharide flippase family protein, protein MSAGTTPGAPALGGKIKRVAAASAAAMFVGEAVSLVQTIVLARLLTPAEVGLFAAGTILTMFLSDMSESGLRAGLVHRERDVADAAETVFRGTIVTGLVMSLGAFAAAPLVGLAFDDAAVGAIAAVCSGALFLHALTNVPEAMLQRQFSVKRRLVVGPLVSISFAVTAVTLALLGYGVWSLVAGSYVSYVVWLAGLWAITDWRPGRGRATWQMWRELVRYGFPVTVNFVGARTQQAIEAVAVGRGLSTTDLGFYRYATRISRLPVNAIVDIVANALFPAFSRIAEDGQRLRASYLRALGSVTVFAVVVSGLIIAAGESAVVVLLGEPWRAAGAAVVAMAGLGIGKAFVSVSEEAIKGSGRTRMLNWLTGIEFVVGVASLVLIIPFGLLGVGLAISTTALTAGVVGLYLSRSAVGVSARDMVAVIVPPLAAGTVAVAAVFVLEHQVLHSDAHGLLFGFLLLVVDVLAFLAVYAAALAVVARGTVRTVVLPLLRSRAK, encoded by the coding sequence GTGAGCGCAGGAACGACTCCCGGCGCACCCGCGCTCGGGGGCAAGATCAAGCGGGTAGCCGCCGCATCGGCTGCGGCCATGTTCGTCGGCGAGGCGGTCTCGCTGGTGCAGACGATCGTGCTGGCGCGGTTGCTCACGCCTGCCGAGGTCGGGCTGTTCGCAGCGGGCACGATCCTCACCATGTTCCTCTCGGACATGTCCGAGAGCGGCCTGCGCGCCGGACTCGTGCACCGCGAGCGGGACGTGGCCGACGCGGCGGAGACCGTCTTCCGCGGCACGATCGTCACGGGCCTGGTGATGTCGCTCGGCGCGTTCGCCGCCGCGCCGCTCGTCGGCTTGGCCTTCGACGACGCTGCGGTAGGCGCCATCGCGGCCGTCTGTTCGGGCGCGCTCTTCCTGCACGCGCTCACGAACGTGCCGGAGGCGATGCTCCAGCGGCAGTTCAGCGTCAAGCGCAGGCTCGTCGTCGGGCCGCTCGTCTCGATCAGCTTCGCCGTCACGGCGGTCACGCTCGCGCTACTCGGCTACGGAGTGTGGAGCCTTGTGGCCGGCAGCTACGTGTCCTACGTGGTGTGGCTCGCCGGCCTGTGGGCGATCACCGACTGGCGGCCCGGCCGCGGCCGGGCGACCTGGCAGATGTGGCGTGAGCTCGTCCGCTACGGCTTCCCGGTGACCGTGAACTTCGTCGGGGCCCGCACCCAGCAGGCGATCGAGGCCGTCGCCGTCGGGCGTGGGCTCTCCACCACCGACCTCGGCTTCTACCGCTACGCCACCCGGATCTCGCGGCTACCGGTCAACGCGATCGTGGACATCGTCGCGAACGCCCTGTTCCCCGCCTTCTCCCGGATCGCGGAGGACGGGCAGCGCCTGCGCGCGAGCTACCTGCGGGCACTCGGCTCGGTCACGGTGTTCGCCGTCGTCGTGTCCGGGTTGATCATCGCGGCCGGCGAGTCCGCGGTCGTCGTGCTGCTGGGCGAGCCGTGGCGCGCCGCAGGGGCGGCCGTCGTGGCGATGGCGGGACTGGGCATCGGGAAGGCGTTCGTCTCCGTGAGCGAGGAGGCCATCAAGGGATCCGGTCGGACCCGGATGCTCAACTGGCTGACGGGAATCGAGTTCGTCGTCGGGGTCGCCAGCCTGGTGCTGATCATCCCGTTCGGCCTGCTCGGCGTCGGACTGGCGATCTCCACCACCGCACTCACCGCGGGTGTGGTCGGCCTGTACCTGTCCCGGTCGGCGGTCGGGGTCAGCGCTCGGGACATGGTCGCGGTGATCGTGCCGCCGCTCGCGGCAGGCACTGTCGCGGTGGCGGCGGTCTTCGTGCTCGAACACCAGGTCCTGCACTCCGACGCCCACGGCCTGCTGTTCGGCTTCCTGCTGCTCGTCGTCGACGTGCTCGCGTTCCTGGCCGTCTACGCCGCGGCGCTGGCGGTGGTGGCGCGGGGGACCGTCCGCACAGTGGTGCTGCCCCTCCTGAGGAGCCGCGCGAAATAG
- a CDS encoding sugar phosphate nucleotidyltransferase: MKVVLFCGGYGMRMRDGSSDKPKPMVPVGPRPLLWHVMRYYAHYGHKDFILCLGYGGHHIKQYFLDYQETGSNDFVLHGGEVRLLGSDIADWTITFVDTGLESPIGERLRRVRRLLDGEEMFLANYADVLTDAPIDAMVDQFAATPDAVGQLLAVPPQAAFHVVEVNDGNRIEAITALKDMRLQENGGYLVLRQEVFDYLPENSDLVADACAVLAKEGRLAAYPYNGFWQPADTLKERVALEAMYQAGHTPWMPWRTDLPSASPVLSAAAH; the protein is encoded by the coding sequence GTGAAGGTCGTGCTCTTCTGCGGCGGCTATGGGATGCGCATGCGGGACGGGAGTTCGGACAAGCCGAAGCCGATGGTGCCGGTGGGGCCACGGCCACTGCTCTGGCACGTGATGCGCTACTACGCCCACTACGGGCACAAGGACTTCATCCTGTGCCTCGGCTACGGCGGGCACCACATCAAGCAGTACTTCCTCGACTACCAGGAGACCGGCTCCAACGACTTCGTCCTCCATGGTGGCGAGGTGCGGCTGCTCGGCAGTGACATCGCGGACTGGACGATCACCTTCGTGGACACCGGCCTCGAGTCGCCGATCGGGGAGCGGCTGCGCCGGGTGCGTCGCCTGCTCGACGGCGAGGAGATGTTCCTCGCGAACTACGCCGACGTGCTCACCGACGCCCCCATCGACGCGATGGTCGACCAGTTCGCCGCCACGCCCGACGCCGTCGGGCAGCTGCTCGCGGTGCCGCCGCAGGCGGCGTTCCACGTGGTGGAGGTGAACGACGGCAACCGCATCGAGGCGATCACGGCGCTGAAGGACATGCGGCTGCAGGAGAACGGTGGGTACCTCGTGCTGCGCCAGGAGGTCTTCGACTACCTGCCGGAGAACAGCGACCTCGTCGCCGACGCGTGCGCGGTGCTCGCCAAGGAGGGCAGGCTCGCGGCGTACCCCTACAACGGGTTCTGGCAGCCCGCCGACACCCTGAAGGAGCGGGTCGCGCTGGAGGCGATGTACCAGGCGGGCCACACGCCGTGGATGCCGTGGCGGACGGATCTGCCGTCCGCATCGCCGGTCCTGAGCGCGGCGGCGCACTGA
- a CDS encoding class I SAM-dependent methyltransferase has protein sequence MSPACRLCSAPLTRTFVDLGMSPPCESYLRPDQLDEPETTYSLHVRICERCLLVQLPAHVAAEEIFTADYAYFSSYSDSWVAHAGRFVEDVAVRLGLGAGSLVVEAASNDGYLLQHAVARGIRVLGVEPCGGVADAARARGVPTESVFLGERTGTDIAERHGPADLVVANNVLAHVPDLLDFARGLRALVADAGTVSLEFPHLLRLIEGRQYDTIYHEHYSYFTLRTAAAALTMAGLTVVDVEELSTHGGSLRVLARPGEHRPSEMVEKVLADERAAGLHTVEGHAGFARDVFEVKAGLLDFLLTAARDGRSVAGYGAPGKGNTLLNHCGVREDLLPFTVDRNPHKHGMHLPGTHIPVYPPERLAEVRPDYILILPWNLRAEIAQQIAYTRKWGARLVVPIPRLEFVR, from the coding sequence TTGAGCCCTGCGTGCCGCCTGTGCTCCGCGCCACTGACGCGCACCTTCGTCGACCTGGGTATGTCCCCTCCCTGCGAGAGCTACCTGCGGCCCGACCAGCTCGACGAGCCCGAGACGACCTACTCGCTGCACGTCCGGATCTGCGAGCGCTGCCTGCTCGTGCAGCTGCCTGCCCACGTGGCGGCCGAGGAGATCTTCACGGCCGACTACGCCTACTTCTCCTCCTACTCCGACAGCTGGGTCGCCCACGCCGGTCGCTTCGTCGAGGACGTGGCCGTGCGGCTCGGCCTCGGCGCGGGGAGCCTCGTCGTCGAGGCGGCGAGCAACGACGGCTACCTCCTGCAGCACGCCGTCGCGCGCGGGATCAGGGTGCTCGGCGTCGAGCCGTGCGGGGGTGTCGCCGACGCCGCGCGGGCGCGGGGCGTACCGACGGAATCGGTGTTCCTCGGCGAGCGCACCGGCACGGACATCGCCGAACGCCACGGCCCCGCCGACCTCGTGGTGGCCAACAACGTGCTCGCGCACGTGCCCGACCTGCTCGATTTCGCCCGCGGGCTGCGGGCGCTGGTCGCGGACGCCGGCACCGTGTCGCTGGAGTTCCCACACCTGCTGCGCCTGATCGAGGGCAGGCAGTACGACACGATCTACCACGAGCACTACTCGTACTTCACCCTGCGCACGGCCGCTGCCGCGCTCACGATGGCCGGCCTCACCGTGGTCGACGTCGAGGAGCTGTCCACCCACGGCGGCTCGCTACGCGTGCTCGCGCGTCCCGGCGAGCACCGGCCGTCCGAGATGGTGGAGAAGGTTCTCGCCGACGAGCGGGCCGCGGGGCTGCACACGGTCGAGGGTCACGCGGGGTTCGCGCGCGACGTGTTCGAGGTGAAGGCGGGCCTGCTCGATTTCCTGCTGACGGCGGCGCGCGACGGCCGGTCGGTGGCCGGGTACGGCGCCCCGGGCAAGGGCAACACCCTGCTGAACCACTGCGGGGTGCGCGAGGACCTGCTGCCGTTCACGGTGGACCGCAACCCGCACAAGCACGGGATGCACCTGCCCGGCACGCACATCCCGGTGTACCCGCCGGAACGACTCGCGGAGGTGCGGCCCGACTACATCCTGATCCTGCCGTGGAACCTGCGCGCCGAGATCGCCCAGCAGATCGCCTACACGCGCAAGTGGGGTGCCCGCCTGGTCGTACCGATCCCCCGCCTGGAGTTCGTCCGATGA
- a CDS encoding glutamate-1-semialdehyde 2,1-aminomutase, whose product MRLPRSAALTERLHAAVPGGAHTYAKGDDQYPQDLAPIISHGRGAHIWDVDGNEYLEYGSGLRAVSLGHAYPRVIDAVRRELDKGSNFVRPAAIEVEAAERFLQTVPTADMVKFTKNGSDATTAAIRLARAATGRTLVALCRDQPFFSTDDWFIGGTPMSAGIPQQDVITFPYGDLDALSSVLEQHEPAAVILEAATQTEPPAGYLDGVRDLATRHGAVLVFDEMITGFRWSEHGAQGVYGVTPDLSTFGKALGNGFGVSALAGRRELMERGGLRSRHERVFLLSTTHGAETHALAAAMAVMDTYAEEGITERLHALGDRLAAGVRDVAAGIGVADHVQVRGRASNLVFTTLDADGKPSQPYRTLFLRQLLSGGVIGPSFVVSAALTDDDIDRTVDVVAQACTVYRKALDAGDPTPWMGGRPVKPVFRRYA is encoded by the coding sequence ATGAGGCTGCCCCGATCCGCCGCCCTCACCGAGCGGCTGCACGCCGCCGTGCCGGGCGGTGCCCACACCTACGCCAAGGGCGACGACCAGTACCCCCAGGACCTCGCCCCGATCATCTCCCACGGCCGCGGCGCCCACATCTGGGACGTCGACGGCAACGAGTACCTCGAATACGGCTCCGGCCTGCGCGCCGTGTCACTCGGCCACGCCTACCCCCGGGTGATCGACGCCGTTCGCCGCGAGCTCGACAAAGGCAGCAACTTCGTCCGCCCCGCCGCCATCGAGGTCGAGGCCGCCGAACGCTTCCTCCAGACCGTGCCCACCGCCGACATGGTCAAGTTCACCAAGAACGGCTCCGACGCCACCACCGCCGCCATCCGGCTGGCCCGCGCCGCCACCGGCCGCACCCTCGTCGCCCTGTGCCGCGACCAACCGTTCTTCTCCACCGACGACTGGTTCATCGGCGGCACGCCGATGTCGGCGGGCATCCCGCAGCAGGACGTCATCACGTTCCCCTACGGCGACCTCGACGCACTGTCCTCGGTGCTGGAGCAGCACGAGCCCGCCGCGGTGATCCTCGAGGCCGCCACCCAGACCGAGCCGCCCGCCGGCTACCTCGACGGCGTCCGCGACCTCGCCACCCGCCACGGCGCGGTGCTCGTCTTCGACGAAATGATCACCGGCTTCCGCTGGAGCGAGCACGGCGCCCAAGGCGTCTACGGGGTGACCCCGGACCTCTCGACGTTCGGTAAGGCCCTCGGCAACGGCTTCGGGGTCTCCGCCCTCGCCGGCAGACGCGAGCTCATGGAACGGGGAGGCCTGCGCAGCCGTCACGAACGCGTCTTCCTCCTGTCGACGACGCACGGCGCCGAGACGCACGCTCTCGCCGCCGCCATGGCCGTCATGGACACCTACGCGGAGGAAGGCATCACCGAGCGGCTCCACGCCCTCGGGGACCGCCTCGCCGCCGGCGTGCGCGACGTCGCCGCCGGGATCGGCGTTGCCGACCACGTGCAGGTCCGGGGACGAGCGTCCAACCTCGTCTTCACCACCCTCGACGCCGACGGCAAACCCTCCCAGCCCTACCGCACCCTGTTCCTGCGCCAACTCCTCAGCGGCGGTGTGATCGGACCCTCCTTCGTGGTCAGCGCCGCCCTCACCGACGACGACATCGACCGCACCGTCGACGTCGTCGCCCAGGCCTGCACCGTCTACCGCAAGGCCCTCGACGCAGGCGACCCCACACCATGGATGGGCGGACGCCCCGTCAAACCGGTGTTCCGCCGCTACGCCTAG
- a CDS encoding DUF4038 domain-containing protein: protein MDEHRYVSAIDASGRYFTDQHGAPVLVFGDSPWAGMVRWSPTQAELYFADREAGGFNTSIVSLIGAPDNGGLDEEGRTFDGILPFDGGDVTRWNELYWQRVDEYVRSACAHGNTLFLYPIDGWNVSNVFKYASLEDTHRYGAMVAERYARFPNIVWMTGGDHFPSDLTGRHDSPPEHDAKFEQVRQGIRSTGDTRPFSIQLGYPTSQSTDSPMWAPHADFNFVYTYLPTYRAVLDAYRRDRRPALLSEANYEGENNLPGTPVTGDEVLRRQMAWALTSGSPGYVYGSDDWEFHPGWEGRLDTPAVAQLGRLRQFFESLDWQALVPDESDEILVGGRGAPVAAGVEVGIMGSDYVTAARAGGSLVAYVPTARAVTVDPAKLAQPPTARWVDPADATAPPLEAAVGPSGTVTTPGRNSAGGEDWLLLLPVGTG from the coding sequence ATGGACGAGCACAGGTACGTCAGCGCGATCGACGCGAGCGGCCGGTACTTCACCGACCAGCACGGCGCCCCGGTCCTCGTGTTCGGGGACTCCCCGTGGGCGGGGATGGTCCGCTGGTCGCCGACGCAGGCCGAGCTCTACTTCGCCGACCGGGAGGCGGGCGGCTTCAACACCTCGATCGTCTCCCTGATCGGCGCCCCGGACAACGGTGGGCTCGACGAGGAGGGCCGGACGTTCGACGGGATCCTTCCGTTCGACGGCGGGGACGTCACCCGGTGGAACGAGCTGTACTGGCAGCGCGTCGACGAGTACGTGCGCTCGGCGTGCGCCCACGGGAACACGCTGTTCCTCTACCCGATCGACGGTTGGAACGTCAGCAACGTCTTCAAGTACGCGTCCCTCGAGGACACCCACCGCTACGGTGCGATGGTCGCCGAGCGGTACGCCCGCTTCCCGAACATCGTCTGGATGACCGGCGGCGACCACTTCCCGAGCGACCTCACCGGCCGCCACGACTCGCCACCCGAGCACGACGCGAAGTTCGAGCAGGTACGGCAGGGAATCCGGTCGACGGGCGACACCCGGCCGTTCTCGATCCAGCTCGGCTACCCGACGTCGCAGTCCACGGACAGCCCCATGTGGGCGCCGCACGCCGACTTCAACTTCGTCTACACCTACCTGCCCACGTACCGGGCGGTGCTCGACGCGTACCGGCGTGACCGGCGGCCTGCCCTGCTCTCGGAGGCGAACTACGAGGGCGAGAACAACCTGCCCGGCACGCCCGTGACCGGCGACGAGGTGCTGCGCCGGCAGATGGCGTGGGCGCTGACGTCGGGCTCGCCGGGCTACGTCTACGGCTCCGACGACTGGGAGTTCCACCCCGGCTGGGAGGGGCGGCTCGACACGCCCGCGGTCGCCCAGCTGGGCCGGCTGCGGCAGTTCTTCGAGTCGCTCGACTGGCAGGCGCTCGTGCCGGACGAGTCCGACGAGATCCTCGTCGGCGGGCGTGGCGCACCGGTCGCCGCCGGCGTCGAGGTCGGGATCATGGGCAGCGACTACGTCACCGCCGCCAGGGCCGGTGGCTCGCTGGTGGCCTACGTCCCGACCGCGCGCGCGGTGACCGTGGACCCGGCGAAGCTTGCCCAGCCGCCGACCGCCCGCTGGGTCGATCCGGCGGACGCCACCGCCCCGCCCCTGGAGGCGGCTGTCGGGCCCTCCGGCACGGTGACCACACCGGGCCGGAACTCGGCGGGTGGGGAGGACTGGCTCCTGCTTCTCCCCGTAGGGACGGGCTGA
- a CDS encoding polysaccharide deacetylase family protein, with the protein MRSRADRLLVLGYHNIESTWFWPSRPGAGIATFARQMRVLHRIANVVPLEDALDALAAGRPLPPRAVALTFDDGYRDNLELAAPVLRGYGMPATIYLVPGFLSGEQHAWWERLGWAVGRARARRVRLDGQELVLGDDGAALRTVETLVKRMTHDERMNAVERLVEDLRPSGEYRADELFLDWDAARGLVPAGMTVGSHTLSHAILGRETAADQHVDLRESRRVLQRELSAEVATLAYPNGTRDDYDDATFAAAREAGYSHAVTAWGGPVSADAPPFEITRTMVSTSTSAPRFAAKILKQMV; encoded by the coding sequence GTGCGAAGCAGAGCTGACCGGCTGCTGGTTCTGGGCTATCACAACATCGAGTCGACCTGGTTCTGGCCGAGCAGGCCCGGCGCGGGCATCGCGACGTTCGCCCGCCAGATGCGCGTGCTCCACCGGATCGCGAACGTCGTACCGCTCGAAGACGCGCTGGACGCGCTCGCCGCGGGGCGGCCGCTCCCGCCGCGCGCTGTCGCGCTGACCTTCGACGACGGGTACCGCGACAACCTCGAGCTGGCCGCGCCCGTGCTGCGCGGGTACGGGATGCCCGCGACGATCTACCTCGTGCCGGGCTTCCTGTCGGGGGAGCAGCACGCCTGGTGGGAACGCCTCGGCTGGGCGGTCGGGCGGGCCCGCGCGCGCAGGGTGCGGCTGGACGGGCAAGAGCTGGTCCTGGGCGACGACGGGGCCGCCCTGCGTACCGTCGAGACCCTCGTGAAGCGGATGACGCACGATGAACGCATGAACGCGGTCGAGCGGCTCGTCGAGGACTTGCGCCCCAGCGGTGAGTACCGCGCCGACGAGCTCTTCCTGGACTGGGACGCCGCGCGCGGGCTCGTCCCGGCCGGGATGACGGTCGGCTCCCACACGCTCTCCCACGCGATCCTCGGCCGCGAGACCGCTGCCGACCAGCACGTCGACCTGCGCGAGTCGCGGCGGGTCCTGCAGCGGGAGCTGTCGGCCGAGGTGGCCACCCTCGCCTACCCGAACGGCACCCGCGACGACTACGACGACGCGACGTTCGCGGCGGCGCGCGAGGCGGGCTACTCGCACGCGGTGACAGCGTGGGGAGGTCCGGTGTCGGCCGACGCACCGCCGTTCGAGATCACCCGGACCATGGTCTCGACATCGACCAGCGCGCCCCGGTTCGCGGCGAAGATCCTCAAGCAGATGGTCTAG
- a CDS encoding oligosaccharide flippase family protein, with amino-acid sequence MTARVPALGSVLRRGAALSVLALGAVQVITFGQTLVLARLLTPAEVGAFAAGTALGLLLMVLAEGALTQALIQRDGDVRDAADTVFWATLAGAVLAALAVLAAAPLVTELFDDPAAGAVAAATAGALVLHSLTHVPEALMQRRLDFRRRIVVDPIGALVFAVVAVAMSATGWGVWALVVAQYAMVSACVLAGWVLSGWRPGRGRFSPRLWWAMASYGYPLVLGSLVERGRDVLEIAVVGRALDASAVGNYRYGRRIAVLPATVVVEAGGFVLFPAFARLAGDPERIREAFLRALTWIWFLALPVAAALAVCGEALAVLLLGEPWRGAGVVLTAMAGFGLGQAVTAVVTEVMKGVGRSVRINWMTGAGLVSGVGLLIVLVPWGLPGVGLAVSGAAIVVALTGLAMVRSVVGVSGRALAARMLPATAAAVVAAVAVGFLERTIVRADTWPVPAGLGLVAAETLLLGAIYLAALHVVAPGLARAVRDAARVWGKRAKQS; translated from the coding sequence GTGACCGCCCGCGTCCCGGCACTGGGGTCGGTGCTGCGGCGGGGCGCCGCGCTCTCCGTGCTGGCGCTCGGCGCGGTCCAGGTGATCACGTTCGGGCAGACGCTCGTGCTCGCGCGCCTGCTCACCCCCGCCGAGGTCGGCGCGTTCGCCGCGGGAACGGCCCTCGGCCTGCTCCTGATGGTGCTCGCCGAGGGAGCACTCACCCAGGCGCTCATCCAGCGGGACGGGGACGTGCGCGACGCCGCCGACACCGTGTTCTGGGCGACGCTGGCCGGCGCCGTGCTGGCGGCACTCGCGGTGCTCGCGGCCGCCCCGCTGGTCACGGAGCTCTTCGACGATCCGGCGGCAGGGGCCGTTGCGGCTGCGACGGCCGGGGCCCTCGTGCTGCACTCGCTCACGCACGTGCCGGAGGCGCTGATGCAGCGGCGCCTCGACTTCCGCAGGCGGATCGTCGTGGACCCGATCGGCGCGCTGGTGTTCGCGGTCGTGGCCGTCGCCATGTCGGCGACGGGCTGGGGCGTGTGGGCACTGGTCGTGGCCCAGTACGCGATGGTCAGCGCCTGCGTGCTCGCGGGATGGGTGCTCTCCGGCTGGCGCCCCGGTCGGGGCCGGTTCTCGCCGCGGCTCTGGTGGGCGATGGCGTCCTACGGCTACCCGCTCGTCCTCGGTTCGCTGGTCGAGCGCGGCCGGGACGTGTTGGAGATCGCCGTCGTCGGTCGCGCGTTGGACGCGAGCGCCGTGGGGAACTACCGCTACGGGCGCCGGATCGCGGTCCTGCCCGCGACGGTGGTGGTGGAGGCGGGCGGCTTCGTGCTGTTCCCGGCCTTCGCGCGGCTCGCCGGTGACCCGGAACGGATCCGGGAGGCGTTCCTCAGAGCGCTGACCTGGATCTGGTTCCTCGCGCTACCCGTGGCCGCCGCGCTCGCGGTCTGCGGCGAGGCGCTCGCCGTGCTGCTGCTCGGCGAGCCGTGGCGGGGCGCGGGTGTGGTGCTCACGGCGATGGCGGGCTTCGGGCTGGGGCAGGCCGTGACCGCGGTCGTCACCGAGGTCATGAAGGGCGTCGGGAGGTCCGTCCGGATCAACTGGATGACCGGCGCAGGCCTCGTCAGCGGGGTCGGCTTGCTCATCGTGCTGGTGCCGTGGGGCCTGCCGGGCGTCGGTCTCGCGGTGTCGGGGGCCGCCATCGTGGTCGCGCTGACCGGGCTCGCCATGGTTCGCTCGGTCGTCGGCGTCTCCGGGCGGGCGCTCGCCGCCCGGATGCTGCCCGCCACGGCCGCGGCGGTCGTGGCGGCGGTGGCGGTCGGGTTCCTCGAGCGCACGATCGTGCGGGCCGACACGTGGCCGGTGCCCGCGGGGCTCGGCCTGGTCGCCGCGGAGACACTGCTCCTCGGAGCGATCTATCTCGCCGCGCTCCACGTGGTCGCACCGGGCCTCGCCCGTGCGGTGCGGGACGCGGCACGGGTATGGGGGAAGCGTGCGAAGCAGAGCTGA
- a CDS encoding glycosyltransferase family A protein: MRLGSNRESASLRVDLPANARRRRPDHQVVTPPLPASGAPVFSILTSVYRTEAYFPETIESVRAQTLEDWELIVVDNGMSDEVVRIVEKYSDDPRIRLVRQENRGLGGGIDAAAAVARGRYYAVLDSDDLLMPTFCERTAAILDARPEIDVVGIDAYLFEDEDGLDQIRSYRQSVGISTPADLEHPIGLVEMIGGNVLYYTAGIRAEAWAKGGGYSCDTPKVEDLAMFLRMIAAGCDVRCLPERLARYRLRADSFSRDPAQVDAFETSLERAFLNAQSLTDAPEVQDALDHSLRKLRFDQAMRRARTALIESDIPTARRQARRAFEQRRSVRPAVVYVGLVLAPGVLRNVHPAKQWLSGTLATLTRRGRALLRPST; the protein is encoded by the coding sequence ATGCGCCTGGGCTCGAACCGGGAGAGCGCTTCGTTACGGGTCGATCTCCCTGCTAACGCCCGGCGGCGGCGACCCGACCACCAGGTCGTGACTCCACCGCTCCCCGCCTCGGGCGCTCCTGTGTTCAGCATCCTGACCTCGGTGTACCGCACCGAGGCCTACTTCCCCGAGACGATCGAGTCCGTGCGCGCCCAGACGCTGGAGGACTGGGAGCTCATCGTCGTCGACAACGGCATGTCCGACGAGGTCGTGCGCATCGTCGAGAAGTACTCCGACGACCCCCGCATCCGGCTGGTGCGCCAGGAGAACCGCGGCCTCGGTGGCGGGATCGACGCGGCGGCCGCGGTGGCGCGCGGGCGTTACTACGCGGTGCTCGACAGCGACGACCTGCTGATGCCCACGTTCTGCGAGCGCACCGCGGCGATCCTCGACGCGCGCCCCGAGATCGACGTCGTCGGGATCGATGCGTACCTCTTCGAGGACGAGGACGGGCTGGACCAGATCCGCAGCTACCGGCAGTCCGTCGGGATCAGCACGCCCGCCGACCTCGAACACCCCATCGGGCTCGTCGAGATGATCGGCGGGAACGTCCTCTACTACACCGCGGGTATCCGGGCCGAGGCGTGGGCCAAGGGCGGCGGGTACAGCTGCGACACGCCCAAGGTCGAGGACCTCGCGATGTTCCTGCGGATGATCGCCGCGGGCTGTGACGTCCGGTGCCTCCCCGAGCGGCTCGCCCGCTACCGGCTGCGCGCCGACTCGTTCTCCCGCGACCCGGCACAGGTCGACGCGTTCGAGACCAGCCTCGAGCGGGCGTTCCTCAACGCCCAGTCGCTCACCGACGCGCCCGAGGTCCAGGACGCGCTGGACCACAGCCTGCGCAAGCTGCGCTTCGACCAGGCGATGCGGCGCGCACGCACGGCGCTGATCGAGTCGGACATCCCGACCGCCCGACGCCAGGCGCGTCGGGCGTTCGAGCAGCGCCGCTCGGTGCGTCCCGCGGTGGTCTACGTGGGCCTCGTGCTGGCGCCGGGCGTCCTCCGCAACGTGCACCCGGCGAAGCAGTGGCTGAGCGGCACCCTTGCCACGCTCACGCGGCGCGGGAGAGCGCTGCTGCGCCCCTCCACGTGA
- a CDS encoding GNAT family N-acetyltransferase — MSRPASSMSQMRNVFRVAARFYLRPVRRALEDARHHAARRTWGVQLGPQPVLGNEIVLRSPRFGDAEQWREVRTRERERIEPWWASSPLGWEQRHADAQWVSDLLQARREARAGRALPLVVEIDGQLAGQCNLEWIAPHTSTAEMGIWIDSRWARRGLSPVAAAMMVDYAIFDLGLHRLIAPIATGNAAAAGGARKLGMRLEGTMSGFLDVGGVRRDHELWALTPGCVPVGGLTAAMLQSAEHRPACDTDLTARVQAGRRHISRRTGD, encoded by the coding sequence GTGTCCCGGCCGGCCTCCTCGATGTCGCAGATGCGCAACGTGTTCCGGGTAGCAGCGCGGTTCTACCTCCGGCCGGTACGGCGGGCGCTCGAGGATGCGCGCCATCACGCCGCGCGGCGGACATGGGGCGTTCAGCTCGGGCCGCAGCCGGTGCTCGGGAACGAGATCGTGCTGCGCAGTCCGCGCTTCGGCGACGCCGAGCAGTGGCGCGAGGTGCGTACGCGCGAACGGGAGCGCATCGAGCCGTGGTGGGCCTCATCGCCGCTCGGCTGGGAGCAGCGGCACGCCGATGCCCAGTGGGTCAGCGACCTGTTGCAGGCCAGGCGGGAGGCCCGCGCCGGGCGCGCGCTCCCCCTCGTCGTCGAGATCGACGGGCAGCTGGCGGGCCAGTGCAACCTCGAGTGGATCGCCCCGCACACGAGCACCGCCGAGATGGGGATCTGGATTGACTCCCGCTGGGCACGCAGGGGGCTCTCGCCCGTGGCAGCGGCGATGATGGTGGACTACGCGATCTTCGACCTCGGCCTGCACCGGCTGATCGCGCCGATCGCCACGGGCAACGCCGCCGCTGCCGGCGGGGCACGGAAGCTCGGAATGCGGCTCGAGGGCACGATGTCCGGGTTCCTCGACGTCGGCGGTGTGCGGCGCGACCACGAGCTGTGGGCGCTCACACCGGGCTGCGTCCCTGTGGGCGGCCTGACCGCGGCGATGCTGCAGTCGGCGGAACACCGACCGGCCTGTGATACCGATCTCACCGCTCGGGTTCAGGCGGGCCGCCGTCACATTTCCCGCCGGACAGGCGACTAG